GCGGTGGCTCCAGCTACGGCCAGAGCTATGGTCAGGGCCAGTCCGGCGGGATGGGCGGCATGCAGAGCCATCAGGGCCGGGGTCCCAGGGGCTACCAGCGCAGCGACGACCGCATCAAGGAGCAGGTGAACGACGCGCTGGAAGACTCGCACGACGTGGATGCCAGCGACATCGACGTGCAGGTGCAGAACGGGGAAGTCACCCTGACCGGCACCGTGTCTGACCGCCAGCAAAAGCGCCGCGCCGAGGAATGTGTGGAGCACCTGCGCGGTGTGAAGGATGTCCACAACCAACTCCGCGTGCAGCAGCAGGGCGGCATGGGCAGCGGGATGGGCAGCACCAGCCAATCCAGCAGCAGCGGGATGAGTGGCAGCAGCACCAGCGGCTCCGGCACGTCCAGCATGGGCACCGGCAGCACCAGTGGCGGCACCAGCGGGATGGGCAGCACCGGCATGGGCGGCACCGGCAGCGCGGGGAGCAGCAGCACCTCCGGCACCAGCACCGACAACAGCCAGAGCAGCGGCAGCAGCAAGCGCTGAGGAACTGCCCTCACGCCTGAACCGCTGAAAAGCTTCTCGCCCCGCGCTGAACATGGGATTAGACCCCGTGTTCAGCGCGGGCCTTCACCCCACAGGGCGGCGCTCCGTTACATTGCTGCGTGTTCTGGGCAGCAACTCCACTTCATGCCGCCTTTATCACGGTTTCTCACTTCGTTCGGCCCAGAAAGGTTATCGAACCTTTCTGGACACCGCCCCAGGAGGACACATGACTTCTGACGATTCCCGCCGCAACCAACGCCAGCCGGACCAGACCGAACAGGGCGGCCTGCCCGCCGACGCCGGCAACGGCATGTCGGGCCGCTCGGAGTGGACCGGCGAGTCCGAGACGGGCTTTACCGACACGCCCAACGTGACCGACAGCCCCCGCCGCCCGTCCGACCGGGTGGACCGGGGGATTCCCAAGCCCCCCGGCGAGACGAACGACGGCACCTCAACCGACACCACCTTCGGGACGACGGGGACGGACGACAAGGGGATGTGACCTCCCCCGAACTGGAGCCGGGGGAAGACCGCTGCGGCCTTCCCCTTTTTGGCTTGCTTCAGGGCGGTGCCCAGAAAGGTTGCCGAACCTTTCTGGGCCGAACGAAGTGAGAAACCGTGATAAGGGCGGCGCTCCGTTACGTTGCTGCCCAGAACACGCAGCAACGTAACGGAGCGCCGCCCTAGGCCAGCGCCGTTGCCGTTGTGGTCGTCTGGGCTGCCGGGCGCACGCGGCGGCGCACGCCGTCGGCGTACTCGGCCAGGTCGGCCAGCAGGTCGCGGACATCGCCGCGCAGCAGGTACTGGCCGCCGGGCAGGGGCGTCAGGGCCAGGAAGGGCGCGCGGGTCAGGGTGTCGAGGATGCTGTGCAGCTCGGCGGTGTTCACGCCGCTGCCCAGGCGCTCGGCCAGCCGCGACATGTCGACCAGGCTGTGTGCGGGCTGGGCCGCCAGCGTCAGGAGCACGAAGGAAAAGGCCCCGCGCTGCGCCAGGTACGCGCCCACCAGCTCCGAGATGCTCGCCACCGTGTCCAGATCGAGGTTGCCGGCCTTCCAGTAGCCGCGCAGGTCCATCGGGGAGAGCGGGGCCAGGCGGGCGTGTTCCAGCAGGGCCACCAGCGCCTCGCGGGTCAGGCGGGCCGCGCCCTGGGGCCGCTCGGCCTCGTCGGTCAGCAGCAGGGCGTAGTCGGCCCCCTCGCGCCAGGAGGAGGCGCGCGCCGCCTCGGGCGCGAGGGCGAGCTGCACCGTATAGCCGTGCGCGCCCAGCTCGGCGGCCAGCCGCGCGAGGCCGGGAGCCGGGAAGGTCAGGCGGTAGCCGGTCAGCCGGGCGAGTTCGGCGAGTTGATCCTCCAGCCGGGTGGGGAGGGGGGCCGCCGCGCTGGGTGCGGGCCTGGCCTCCGCGCGGGAAAGGGCAGGCTGGGCGACCGGCTGTATCGGCTGGGGTTCGGTGCGGGGTGCAGGCGACACCGGGACCAGCGGTGTCCTGCCCCCGTCGGCGGGTGTGGGCGTCGTGGTGGCTCGCACACTGGGAGTGGACACCTCACCGGTGGCCGCTTCCCGCTCGGGCGCGGTGCGGGCGGCTTCGGGGCGCACCTGTTCCAGCCGCACTTCCCGGACATGCGGCGTGGCCGTCACGACCACGCGCCGGGCCTCCGGAGCCGCTTCACTGGCGGTCCGCGAGGGGGGCAGGGGGGCCGCGTGGGGCTTCACGATGGCCTCCACCTGATAGCGGCCCGCCTCCAGCGGCAGGAGCATCAGCACGTCGTTCACGCCCAGATTCCCGTCGCGGTACAGGTTATGCAGGCCCCGCACGCGCCCCGCCGCGCGGTCCACCTGCACGGTGTACTCGCGGCCCCGGTCATCCACGAACTGGGCGGAACCACTCTCGGGAAAGGTGCCGTCCAGGTACTTCAGAAGACGCAGGCTGCCTTCCTGAAGGCAGGGGCGGGTGATGATGTAACGCATTGCTTTCATGCGGGGTCCTCCATTGAGAGCGTCCCGCCGTTGACGGGAACGCGAGTGGGCAAGTGAATTGCTCCCCTAAAAATAGCAGACTCCACAGGAAGTCAAGTCCCAGAGTAACGTCCTGCACGTGTGAAATTCCTGATGACTTGGGCCGGTCTGCTCCATCCTTCACCCGGTGATGCCGCCGCCCGGCCGCCACAACCCTAAAAGTGTGTAGTGTGAGCGGCGCATGAAGAACCTCCTGCTCCTCCCGTTGCTTCTCCTGGCTTCCTGTGCACCGATGGCCGCCTCCCGCAGTCCACTGGCCGTGGGCGACCAGTTCCTCCTCACTGGCACCACCCGTGACGGTCAGGCCGTGTCGCAGACCGTTACCCTGCGCGATGCGGGCAAACGCGACGAGGACGGCGACTGGAGCTACCGGGCCGACGGGAAGACCAGCAGCTCGGCACGGGTCACCATCGACACCGAGCAGGACTTTCTGGTCGTGCTGGAGGGGGCCGAGCTGGAAACCAGCCTCACGGAAGGGAAGATCCTGGGCTGTTTTGCCCAGCCCAGCGGCCCCGGCTGGCGCAGTGCCGAAGGCTTTCTGCTGCGGCAGACCCTCCCCGAACTGATCGAGCTGGCGGGCCAAGTGGAGGGCAAATCGAACCTCACGGCTCTCCAGGCGCTGATCAAGGCGGCGGGCGAGTGCCGCGTCACGCGGAAGTAGGCCCGAGGCTCAGTCCCCCGAGCCGTCCTCTGCCCGCACCCCCACCGGGCCGTCCCCGAACGTCAGGGTGAGCGCTTGCCCCGGCTGCACCTGCGCGGCGCGGGTGACGGGCTGGCCGCGTTCGTCGCGCACCAGGGCGTAGCCGCGTGCCAGGGTCCGCTCGGGCGTGAGGCCCAGGGCCTGGCGCATCAGCGCGTCGGTCTGGGCCTGGGCCGCATCGGCGCTTCGGAGGGCGGCGCGGTGCAGGCGGTCTTGCAGCCAGCCCACGCCCGCGTCGGCGTTCACCAGCACGTCGCGGGCGTGGGCGCGGATGGTGCGGGCATCCTCTTGGGCCTGTGCGGCGGCGGCGGCCACGGTGCGGACAATCAGGCCCGCTGCTTTGCTGGGCGTGTCGGTGCGGATGCAGGCCACCTCGTCGGGAAGGGTGTCGTCGCGGGCGTGGCCCAGCCCGGTGATGACGGGTGCGGGAAAGGTCGCCAGCGCGCGGGCCACCGCCAGGTCGTTCAGCCAGGCGAGGTCCGTCACCGCGCCGCCCCCCCGGATGACCACCAGCGCGTCGAGCGGTTCCTCCTCGTGCGCCTCCCGCGCCTGTGAGATGGCCCGCGTGAGGCTCGCGGAGGCCTCGCGGCCCTGGAAGGTGGCCTCCAGGTACAGGAACTGCACGGCCCCGGCGGCCTCCAGCGCGTCCGTCTCGCGGCGGAAATCGCCCAGGCCCGCCGCCTCCGCCGGGCTGATGACGGCCACGCGGGCGTAGTCGGTGGGCGCGGGTAGGGCGCGGTTCAGGCCGTACACGCCCTCGGCCACCAGCGTCTCGCGCAGGGTGTCCAGCCGCAGGGCCGCGTCCCCCAGGGTGAACTCGGGGGACACATCCAGCACGTTCAGAGAGAAGCCGTACTGCGGGTGAAACTCCGCCGTGCAGAACAGCAGCACCTTGAGGCCCGCCGTGAGGGTGCCGCCCGTTGCGCGGCGGAACTTGCCCTCCAGGGCGTAACGCTCGCGCGCCCAGACCGTGGCGCGGCACTTGGCGACCTCCGCGCCGTCCTCCAGTTGCACGAGGTCGAGGTAGAGGTGGCGGCGGTCGGTCAGGCTGGCGATCTCGGCCCGCACCCACACCGCCCCCGGCACGCCCCGCGCGATAACCTGGCCCACGTAGACCAGCACGTCGGCCAGGTCGAGGAACTGCTCGGGCGGGCGGGTGGCCTCGGCCTTCTTGCGCCTGCGCCCGCCCGTCATAGCCGCGCCCCCAACTCCCGCCCCAGGACGGCGGCCAGCACACCCAGGCCCACGCTGAGGAGGGCGTACAGCACCGCTGCCCCACCCGCTCCCCGCATCAGCAGGCCGTCCACCTCCACGCTGAAGGTGGAAAAGGTGGTGAAGGCTCCCAGCACCCCGGTTCCGAAGGCCAGCCGCGCCGCTTCCGGCCACAGCCCCCGCCCCACCCGCGCCAGCGTCAGCCCCAGCAGAAACGACCCCAGCACGTTGATGCCCAGCACGGCGAGCGGAAGTCCCGTCCGGGCCACCAGCGGCGTGAGCAGGAGCGTGACGCCATAACGCGCCGCCGCGCCCACCGCGCCGCCTGCCATCACCCAGAGCCATGCGTTCACGGGGGATAGAGTACGCGGTTTGCAGGGCGCGGTACGCGGTGAAAAGAATCAAACCGCGTCCTGCGTACCGCGCACGGCGTACCCTGTCCGGGATGATTCGCGCCCAGACCTTCACCGGCACGCCCCTCGACTGGACCGGGCAGACCCAGGGCGTGTGGGTGGACGCGCAGGGGGCCACGCCGGAGGAGCTGGCCCGCTTGCAGGCCGCCTTTCCGCTCAACCGCCTGGCGCTGGAGGACGCGCTGGAGCAGGGCCACTGGAGCCGCGCGGAGGTCTACCCCGAACACGCCTTCGTCACCATCCGCTCCTTTGCCCGCCCCGCCGACGCCGACGAGTTCACCGAGCGCCTGAGCCTCTTTCTTTACCCCGACGCCGTTCTGACCCTCAGCAGTGCGGGCACGCGGGCACTGGAGGCGGTCTGGGGGCTGGTAGGCCGTGAGAGCGTGAACACCGCCTCCGAGATCGGGTATGAGCTGCTGGACCAGACCGCCGACACCTTCTTCACCCTGGCCGACGCGCTGGAGGGCCGGGTGGAGGCGCTGGAGGAGCG
This DNA window, taken from Deinococcus carri, encodes the following:
- the crcB gene encoding fluoride efflux transporter CrcB, yielding MAGGAVGAAARYGVTLLLTPLVARTGLPLAVLGINVLGSFLLGLTLARVGRGLWPEAARLAFGTGVLGAFTTFSTFSVEVDGLLMRGAGGAAVLYALLSVGLGVLAAVLGRELGARL
- the xseA gene encoding exodeoxyribonuclease VII large subunit, which codes for MTGGRRRKKAEATRPPEQFLDLADVLVYVGQVIARGVPGAVWVRAEIASLTDRRHLYLDLVQLEDGAEVAKCRATVWARERYALEGKFRRATGGTLTAGLKVLLFCTAEFHPQYGFSLNVLDVSPEFTLGDAALRLDTLRETLVAEGVYGLNRALPAPTDYARVAVISPAEAAGLGDFRRETDALEAAGAVQFLYLEATFQGREASASLTRAISQAREAHEEEPLDALVVIRGGGAVTDLAWLNDLAVARALATFPAPVITGLGHARDDTLPDEVACIRTDTPSKAAGLIVRTVAAAAAQAQEDARTIRAHARDVLVNADAGVGWLQDRLHRAALRSADAAQAQTDALMRQALGLTPERTLARGYALVRDERGQPVTRAAQVQPGQALTLTFGDGPVGVRAEDGSGD
- a CDS encoding magnesium transporter CorA family protein → MIRAQTFTGTPLDWTGQTQGVWVDAQGATPEELARLQAAFPLNRLALEDALEQGHWSRAEVYPEHAFVTIRSFARPADADEFTERLSLFLYPDAVLTLSSAGTRALEAVWGLVGRESVNTASEIGYELLDQTADTFFTLADALEGRVEALEERVFTDGRRNPVAEVFALKHVLAQGRRLSTDAREAVTLLVRHAGGTTAELVRYRDVLDSFTRVSSRLDGLRDFLTSLLDLHLNLQSQRMNEVMRTLTAVSVIFLPLTFLAGVWGMNFQHMPELHTRFGYAFAWASFLLIGGLLAAYFKRRGWW